One window of the Rhipicephalus sanguineus isolate Rsan-2018 chromosome 4, BIME_Rsan_1.4, whole genome shotgun sequence genome contains the following:
- the LOC119391824 gene encoding uncharacterized protein LOC119391824, whose translation MTPFLTLFVLSCVFVTDAASTKTDVAEARSSDSGRTFGALLPLAFTLMPLIAPIISKGVFMVLLSGVAYLALFVGSFFFPALGGLIGLGPVGLRSLGLEFDPSENSIDRVTRVVRQAIETTEETVTGGAAECRLRLVCELSKAASDGVPTVEMFDDYFRNRTAGADSFADAWASGWLDKDCAHFYNDCDRDSIDRLYDMVTVLGGPDGYFGSIISRLTNSTAPPTEDPTTASWFATTLASVRKSTTPPPLYQSTAQPSWTTVVQTLDTIAGSENFEQFVSSQTTSAPASTKK comes from the exons ATGACGCCTTTCCTAACCCTTTTTGTGCTCAGCTGCGTCTTTGTCACAG ACGCGGCATCGACAAAGACCGACGTTGCTGAAGCCCGCAGCTCGGACAGCGGGCGTACCTTCGGGGCCCTCTTGCCGCTGGCATTTACCCTGATGCCTTTGATAGCGCCGATCATCAGCAAGGGCGTGTTCATGGTCCTACTGTCGGGCGTCGCCTACCTCGCCCTGTTTGTCGGGTCCTTCTTCTTTCCCGCGCTCGGTGGCCTCATAGGACTGGGACCCGTGGGCCTGCGCTCCTTAGGGCTCGAATTCGACCCAAGCGAAAACAGTATCGACCGTGTGACTCGCGTCGTCCGTCAGGCCATTGAAACCACCGAAGAGACGGTCACAGGGGGGGCGGCGGAATGCCGCCTACGGCTCGTCTGCGAGCTGTCCAAGGCTGCGTCTGATGGTGTGCCCACCGTAGAAATGTTTGACGACTACTTCAG GAACCGAACTGCAGGTGCTGATTCTTTCGCTGATGCCTGGGCAAGCGGCTGGCTCGACAAAGACTGTGCGCACTTCTACAATGACTGCGACCGCGATTCAATCGACAGATTGTACGACATGGTTACAGTTCTGGGTGGCCCAGATGGCTACTTCGGCTCCATAATTAGCAGGTTGACTAACAGTACAGCGCCTCCCACCGAGGATCCCACCACCGCCTCGTGGTTTGCCACAACGCTCGCGTCTGTCCGCAAGAGCACTACGCCGCCTCCGCTTTATCAGAGCACAGCGCAACCGTCGTGGACGACCGTCGTGCAGACCCTCGATACCATTGCGGGATCTGAAAATTTCGAACAGTTTGTCTCATCGCAAACGACGTCTGCTCCAGCATCGACAAAGAAATAG